The region tagggggtcacattggagcggccccctatatatatatatatatatatatatatatatatatatatatatatatatatatatatgtggttgCATTCTACggaaacacaatattagatGAAGAATGGAGTCGCAATCTGGTTCGtcagatcaatcttgatcaaaggctgagattagaagttaatataattaaaattggaaaGATTCATATATCCCTAAAATTACTCACTTTCCattctctccctcatctctctctctctctctcatccccTCTCTCTCTTATTTCTCTGTAAATTCTGCCGCCCCCttcctcttctccggcgaatgtTCAAGATACGGAGAAGGGGGTGGTCGCCAgagttcagaagttcaataccacaaattcaaaagttcacagaattatatgtataagttcaataaaattataaatacaagTTCATAACAACAAGTTATGAACTACAAGTTGCTCCGGCGACTACTGTACCTACAAGTTCGACGGCTGCGTTCAATAACAGATATCTAAAAGTTCATTGGATTATAACAGAGAGAGGACGGAGAGAGGCGGAGGTCGAAGATTCCGATtgctgaacttgggcggcggtggctctgaacttgggggctgaacttgggcggcggtggtggtgtgaAGAACAGAGAGCggacggagggaggcggcggtggtgggtGTGGAGAACAGATAGAtgacggagggaggcggcggtcgAAGAGACGGCTTCCGATtgctgaacttgggcggcggtggctctgaacttgagggcgttcgaaggcggcggtggtggtgtgaAGAACATAGATCggacggagggaggcggcggtcgAAGAGGCGGCTTCCGATTGCTGAACTTGGGGtgcggtggctctgaacttgagggcgttcgaaggcggcggtggtggtgtgaAGAACATAGATCAGACAGAGGGGAGCGGCGGTCGAAGATGCGGCTTCCGGTtgctgaacttgggcggcggtggctctgaacttgagAGATGACGGAGGGAGGCAGCGGTGGTGGCGTAGAGAACAAAGAGAtgacggagggaggcggcggccgaAGAGGCGGCGCCACGCTGAGGTCGGAACGCGTTGGAAaaggcggcgccggcggcggtgGGCTTGCCTGCCGCTGCTTTGCCGGAAAATTGAATGGGATAAGGCTGCGTGGGTTCAGTGTGTGTACATGTGTTctgtgtgagagacgagagagagagggaaaaagggacgggtgagagagagatgagagaggagagagggaagtGAGTAATTTAAGGAATATTataatcttaccaattttattttcaaaaattattgtattaattatattagcttttaatctcagcccttgattaaaatttatctaacgaacgagattatgactctagactttgcaaatatttatgttcttgttgaactctcccctatatatatatatatatatatatagggttgcgctaaaataaaACCCAAACTTAGCCTATAAAATAAGATTCATCGTGGACCCTTGGATTTTATTAATTCCACGGTCAGATCTTCACTTGATAATCTGTAGCTAAATAACGTTAGACTAGGTATTAGGGTGATTAAGTAATTACATAATTATAATAACTATCTCATCCTTTAATTAAGGGATCACGATTAGACCAAATACAAACATTCCAAAATTAAAAACCTTCACTAAATAATACACGTAAAAGTAAGTTAAAAAATCTTCACTTAATTCTTAGATATTTCTACTGATCATGCATTATTCTTACCGTTTTAATTTAGAATTCATACAGtaattattactaaataatttttCTAACAACTCTGTACGAATTTTGCTAGCATCTTTGTACGAATTTTGCATTaacaatgtatgaattattactGACATTTTATTACATTTAATCAAATTTCTCTTATTCTTTCtacaaataaaaattcatacataaacccAAAATAGTTCGTGCAACAGATATAAAGTGAGGCTAAAACAAATAATTCACACATAAACCAAAAAAGATTCATGCAATCagaaataattcatgcaacaaataaattttttacataaaccaaaaataattcatgcaacagaTATAGGGTGagactaaaataaataattcatacataaaccaaAAATAAATCATGCAATCAGATTAATCCAAaacataaaaattcatacataaaccaaaaataattcatgcaatagATGCGTATTTTAATGAAAACAAATGATTCATACATAAATCAAAAACAATTCATGCAATCAGGAACTCATCATACTCTTCAGCCACAAATCTGTatgaattttttcatttattaaatGAACTATACAATACACAAAAAATGGAACAGCCGTGAATtacaaataattcatacataaacaaTAAATAATTCATGGAAATAATTCGACTGAGCTGCCTGTGCAGACGATCTTGGGCAAGGATGTGGCGGGGGATTCCATCGTGTTCTTGAGGACTGAAAATGAGGACCTTTGTATGGGGGATCCGTAGGGCCAAGCAGGGGACTGTGGGCGGGAATGAAGTATCGTCAAGGTGGAACTCGGGGACAGCAAATGGTTGAACGCCGTGTGCCGCTTCCTCCTCATCGTGCGTCGCTCCTGCACACAGCGTCGCCGTCAGATTCAGACGGCGATCAGTAgtgccgccgccaccaccacagCTCACGCCAGTCCACCACCGTCTTCATGTGCAACTGCTGCGCCGTCCAGACACCAACCCGCGCGTCGTCAACGCGCCTACTCGATTCAGAACCACCGCGCCAGCCTTCCTCCACCTACGCCGACCACCAGAACCACTGCGTCGCCTCTTCGTTTGAAGATTTAATTGGATTGAGAATCGAAACCAAATGAGTGTAGACATGGAAGAGAAGATCAAATTAATCTAGAACAATCGGTCATCTCACCCGTTGTATTAGACTTGCTTCCTGCCATTTACGTCGCCTTGCTAACGGACGGCGCGTTAAGGTCGGCGAGTTTATCAGTCAACTTGGAGGGGATGAACGGAAACCCTTGTTTTCGCATGGAGCTTTGTGTTGAGTGTGGGAAGATGAACAATCTTTTTTTGATTCAGaggataataattattttgagtatacaagattaagaaaaattcaaatttatctcAAATCCTCAAAATGATTCGGTGAACTTTTAGGTGTAATTCATTTACTACCATGATTTCGTCACTCCATTGAACATATTTACAAGTAATCATTGCAAATCTTAATATTACTTTTAATTGATGCTATAGAATCGGAACTGCCATATAGAGAATTTAGGGAGTCAAATTCGAGTGGCCGATTTTACCCCTATGTCATAATTCGGCTTGCATAATTTAGTTTATCAAATGCACTCTACAcaagattttaattaaaatccaGCCGTAGATCATCTACAATCTATGGTTATAAATTAGTCTTATATTATAGACTAAGGGAAGTCCATTGAATAGcggcaccctatatatatatatatatgaacataCTTGTAAAGTTCATATTATAAAACCAGATAACACTAATTGCACCACACATTATacctatttttataatatacaAGCGATTTTGAACACGAATGAAGATAACACAAATGAAGTTCTTCTAAAAATTTTATGAACAAGCCCCACAAACACAATATACAGATATAATAAATAATGGACAATATAATAATCGAATTATGTAATGAACTTATATAATTATCTAACGCAcgtataatattattataatgaacataattttaaagttcatattaCAAAATCCAGCGATTTTGTTATGaacttatataattaattatctaatGCGTGTATAACTTTAATTGCTCCACACATTATACTTATTTTGTTATAATATACCAGTGATTTTTAACACGAACACTGAgaaaaattatttgaataagCTCAACAAACACAATATACAGAAGCGGACGAATATGACCTTACGAATGAGAAAATGAATTTTCCTATGATAATCTTAATTATTAAAGCACTAGAATAACTTGATCTCAGCCGTCCTTTACCAATTAGCCAATGGAGGAGATTTATTCTAATTTCTATCTCTAAGGGTGTTTCTCAATAGAAGCACACCTAtatatcttgatgatttaagggttgaaaatggttcttattttatattttaagaatataaaataggaaccatttttagCTAATTTAAGATCTAAGTATATATAGTTGAATAAGATAAATGATAATTAATCAAAAACGAAGAGAAAGTAATAGACAATTTTGAATCATCGAGTTTCAATATGATAGTGTTGGATAGTGAGAGAAGCTAACGATAAAACAATATTACCGCTAAAAAAACACCTAAATATGTGTTGGATTATCAAGTTAGAAGGTAGGCTTAAGTTCTAAGCTCAATTAATTgcttataaataattaaattgttgtctttcattatattttatatccaaaaattatactccctccgtctcactatTGTCCCAAAACTTTTGAACACggtaattaagaaaaaaaaatgtaaagtgATAAAAAGTGGTAGGATCACATTTTTGAAGGGTTATTTCTTATCTTATATGAAAATGGGACAACAATAGCGTCACGGCCCAAATAGAAAAGTGgaacaacaatagtgggacggagggagtaataaacaaaatctttaatttggttTTGGCATCGCCTCAGACATAATCTCATAAAAACGAATTGGATAACTAattcttgtatttttttattatttttttatgtccATGATTATATATTTGTGTTATTTTCTAACAGTATTAGCTTCTATTTTTGTCTCATTGTCTTAACATTTAATAGGGCAGTCATATAGTAGCATATACGTGGTTgaaaaaatactagtatatatcAAAATTCATGTTAGAGAAACAAGTGGAGACAAATTAACACATCGCTCAACTAATTTAATTCATGACAAGTTGCAGCATTGTATTAATATATCAATTTTCTTCACATCAAACTTAtgtattttatcatatattgATTGTATTTGTTTGGAACGTAACACATACAGTATTTTTGGttgtttctttcttcttcttcttttctttttttaaggaGGACCATTAACACGGAAGCAAGAAAGTAGTTTAGCAACCCACACCTATCGCTCGCGACATTCGATTAGACATTTATGTTTAATAAATAAAGTaaagaatttttttaataaaatcaaatttagaCATTTTTGTTTTGTTCCCTTCGTCTGGATATtttatagtactatatatattatcaaatttAGACATTTCTTTAGTAAAATCAAATTAAGAGACGTATTTGGAATTGGGTGTTGTAACGTAAACATGCGGCTGGGGCACTGTGCTTTTTGCCTGACCCCTGACTCGCCTAATCCGCCATTAATTATattacttaaataaataaaaaaatcttaagcaaacgaaaattttaaaatacatgAGACTTTTATTGAAGTaaataagatttaaaaaaaataaaaataaaaataaaaatatgtacaAAAAGAAGTAATCGAATTGCGCATATGAGACattttttcatcaaagtaagaTTTTTGTAAAGCAACGGAAATATTTTTAAAGAACAAATGAAATTATGCACACAGTATGAGCCAtattaattacataaataaaattttgtttcAAAGCAAATGAGACTTTTATTAAAAGCAAGTAAgacttttaaaaaaatgaaaaataaaaaataaaattatgcacACAAAGCAGGAGCTGCATAAATGATACTACTTCAATTCAAATATGATTTTTCTTCAAAGCAAATGAGattgttttttaaaaatagatgggcctttttataaaaataaatgagacTTTGAACGAATTAATTTGGACACTGGTCAAGTCTGATTTGTGGCGTGGAGTCCCAATTGCATAGATGTGGCTTGGTGTGCCATGTTTTTGTGTTTTATCAGTGTTATATCAATCTTTGAAATTTATCAATTGTAACTCAACTTTTTAGTGATTGTATCAATTCTATTCATACATTTGAACTTTACTAGTTTTATCATAACCttttcaaattatataaattcCATTGTGGAATTTCACTTCAGAGATCGAGTTGTGACATGACGTGCCAGAGAATGACCTATTATTTAActccaaaaaataagttggatagaggatattaatattttattttattataaaataattatcgtaaaaattattgaaaaattaCAAATCATCATGTACAGCCGTTAATATAGTGCTGACCACTAATatactttaataaaatatttacaagTGTCTTAGTAGAGTACGTAAGAGGTCCGCATCATACgaatgttcgtataaaaacatcCTTTTGATAAAATTGATACAAGTTAAAAGGATTgagatataattaattaattgaaaaagtTAAGatagaattaataaaattgCTAAAGGTTAAGATTATGCTAAtaaatttcataaattaaaataaaattgataaaatgagtAAAGATTAGAATAGATTCGATCATTAATCCTAATAGTTACTCAAGGAAATGTCACCTCAcgtgttatttttatttacaacGTGATTCGGTGCTTGTaaaattactactccctccgtcccaatattagtggccacattcttttcggcacggagattaagacaTTGAaggttatgttttaattgagtatGGCCcatcaaaattaagaaattgccCCCAAAATTAAGAAACTGATGCCCTCGTCAGATGCTTCTGCTGCATCGTCCCCAAACATTTTGGCTCAACACTGTACCTGCAAATTTCACCAAGTATCTGCAAATTTCATCAACCAAATTAAACACTTGTTGCTCTTTATCATCACTTGACTAATTGCAGCAATCAACACCTCGAAAGCAGAAAATGAAACAATATAAATCGAAAACAGAAAATGAAGcagaaaatcaaaagaaaatcgAAATTGAAATCAAAAGTAAAACTCGATTTCCGGCTACCACACGACGAAGCCGGCGGTCGTAGCTGACAGAGAGGGAGATTAAGGGAAGATAATGGAGGTGGGCGGCGGCGCCTTCAAATCACAAGAAGTTGGGTCGGATTTGTTCGAGGCGCTGCAAACCCTAGCCACCATCACCAAGATCAGTCCTCAAAATCGAAACGTGGTGGCGCAAATCGACGGTGCCGTCGCGTCGCTTCTCGCCCTCTCCAAATCGCCTCGACATCGGCTCCGAGCTCTGGCTGGGCGGATCTTGGTTGTTCGTTCTGAGCAAGGGAGAAGAGAAGAGTgaggaagagagaggaaagTGGCGCAGCGGCGGTGGCGCCGTCGGCCGGAGAGTGCAGTCGAGAGGGCGGGGCGGGGCGGCGGCcgtccgccggagaagaagacaGAAGAGGGAGAGGGTTTGAGGGAGGCGCTGAGTGTGTgagatttgtgtgtgtgttagggtttaaatttacttaaaattttaattaaacttaattaaataggAGTACtaaacatttatattttaataaagttgtcacttttagtgggacaaaccaaaatggaaatgtggccacttttattgggacggatggagcaCGTACTTTGACTCATGATTGAGAACAAAATCATTAGCATAGCAAATCTTGAAGATCCCACACCCCCCATGTGCGTGTACACGAAATTCAGGGTATTCACTTCACATTCTCTCTTTTGACTTATTTTTCTTATCCACGtttcccctttttcttttcgACTAATTTTCTAGTCACGCCAAATTTGGTGCATGATTAGAATAAGCACACAATGGATATCATCCATCCCAATTTAATAGgttatcattttttaatttatatattttaatttcatatttttaaaataaaaatttcatacataataaatatttttacataattcattatttacatcaaatGCTATTATGGCCCATACATATTTATTTCTCATTTCATTCAACAAATAATATTTCCATTTCTCTCTTCTAttttttggataaatatattCTTAAAGAAAGTTAatttctctcctattttattatacatTATTCGTTTATTAACATTCGTATCCAAACTTTATGGCCTATTGAATTAAAACGAATTGAGTATTATAGTGCAATTGTATTGGCCTCAAGGCTTAAATAAATCCACTTTCGATAGAGTTCTAGTCGTTTTCTTGTGgatataaatatttcattattttcGTTTAATGAAAAACAACCTTTATATACGATGATATCAATATGATAAAATATGTGTAATTTGTTACTCAATAGTAACTTAtgtttcaacaattttttttaagttatgaatataatcaattgtgCAACCCGCACGTAGACGAGTTCTCAACACCACTCAACATCACCGCATGTAGGCGTTCTCATCCTGTGTGTAGGACCACAGTACCAAACAATATAATACAACAATACATTACCACATAAAGTGGGAAAACATCGTCGTCAAGCGGGATTGaatccaagacctctcacaaatgagagtttttggGTGTCTCGACTTGCCACTAGAACAAGACCTCATTGCACTTATGTTTCAACAATTAAGTGGTAATGTTGAAGTATTATAAGACTCTTCTTAAAAAAAGTATTGAGTTTAACTCTCATTTCATCACTTCAAAAAAGGTTTTTAGTAGTGACATAAGGTTTGGTAGCTAATATTCGTGTTATAAAAATTAGTGGCATTTAAAAGTGTAActattgataattaattatatcatcaaatgtcactaatttttataaCACATATAATAGATACCAAACTTCATGTCATTAGTGAATTTTTTTGATAGTGAATCGTGATTTTGTAGTTTTTATTTGAATACTGATCTAGCATGTACTTTTTTAGTTCTTGTTTATCGTGCAATTtatctttataatatatttatgacaTGATATTTTGTATTATAAAAGGAACTATACAGCTATTGTGTTGGAAAGTAATGCAATTACAATCATATATAATAGGAAAAATAATACTATGATTCATTGTCTTTTGTGAACTTAAAATTTACTTTCCATCCGACATCATCATCTTTTATCGTCTCATATAACACAAAAGATCATGAATAGTGATTTAGAATTCAtgaattttctttttggatAAGTTGTACTCCTGTAGTTAATGTTTGATGGCTTGGTTGAATTCTGCATCAAATTATTTTGAATGTTATTTTTAactttatatgtatatatatatatatataatttataatggATATACTTTGAATTTGTAACTATTAAAAACTGAaagacattaaaaaaaaaaaaaaaaaagggaagaaaATTAATACGACCAATTGGAAATTTCGAATCCGCCGGCTTTGACTCCTTTCCCTCTGACCGGCGAGATTAAACCACATCCTTACATAAATAATCCTAATTATTATCTAATCATAAACATAAACAACAAATAATTATGCAATGAAAGCTGCAATCATTCTTCAACCAAAATGAATAATCATGAGCTCCTCACAAAAGCTCTGTTGTTGATCACTTTGTGTGGTGTGGCGAATTCCTCCAACAACAGAGACGCCGCCATCCTCATCCGGGTCAAGGACGCCCAGCTCCACGACCCGCTCGGCGCACTCGTCAACTGGGTCGACTCAGCCCCCGACTCGCCATGCACCTGGACCGGCATTGCCTGCCATGCCGGCAACCGCAGCGTCTTCGCCGTCGATCTCTCTGGTTTCAACATCTCCGGCAACTTCCCCACCGACTTCTGCCGGATTTCGTCGCTGCGGTACATCAACCTAACCGGAAACAGTTTCGGTGGCAGCATTACTCCCGACACGATTGCTCTCTGCTCCCACATTGTAGCCCTCAACCTCTCCTACAACAACTTCGTCGGCAGCCTGCCGGAGTTCCCGGTGCAGTTCTCGAACCTCACGGTGCTGGATTTCTCCTACAACAATTTCTCCGGCGAGATTCCGGCTAGCTTCGTCAATCTGCCGAGACTGCAGGTCCTCATACTCGGCTCAAACCTGCTCAACGGATCGATACCGGAGTTCCTCTCCAATCTGACCGAGTTAACTCATCTCGTGCTGTCTGTGAATCAGTTCGTTCCGAGCTCGCTGCCTTTCAATATCGGACGGCTGGCGAAGCTCGAGTGGTTCGAATCGATGTACACAAACCTCATCGGAGAAATTCCTGAATCCATCGGCGATCTCGCCTCCATTAAGAACTTCGACGTGTCGAATAACAATCTCGCCGGAAAGATTCCCAGCACCATTGGCCGGCTGAAGAACGTAGAGCAAATCGAATTGTTCGGCAACCAGTTCTCCAGCGAACTTCCGGATACATTCTCCGATCTCACTTCTTTGCGCCGCTTCGATGCGTCGGAAAACAATCTCACAGGGCGAATTCCAGAAACACTAGCAGGCTTGTTGCAGCTCCAGTCGTTGCATCTGAATGACAATTTCTTAGACGGAGAAATACCAGAAATCCTAGCTAAGAATCCAAACCTCATCGAGCTAAGACTATTCAACAACAATCTGTCAGGCGCAATACCGGAATCGTTGGGTATGAATTCGGATTTGGAAGAAATCGACGTTTCCAACAACAATTTGGAAGGCTCATTGCCTCAGAATTTGTGCAACAGAAAGAAGCTGCAGAGTTTGATAGTTTTCGGCAACAGGCTTTCCGGCAGAATACCAGCATCATGCGGTGAATGCAGCAGTTTAACATACGTAAGAATTCAAGAAAATCAGCTATCTGGAGCCTTACCTGATGGATTTTGGGGATTCAGCCATCTTCAGTACATCGACCTCAGCGACAACATGTTGGAAGGCTCTATTCCGAGCTCCATTTCGGCTGCAAAATCTCTGGAACAGTTGTTGATATCCGGCAACAAGTTTTCCGGCACCTTCCCGGCTGAAATCTGCGGTCTTCAGGAGCTGAGGAAAATAGATTCGAGCCGGAACCAGCTTTCCGGCGAGCTGCCTTCCTGTATTACTGATATGGTCAAGTTGCAGGAACTCCACATTCAAGGTAATAGGCTCACCGGCGAAATCCCGAGAGGCGTGTCGTCTTGGGGCGAGTTAACACAGTTGGATTTATCCGAAAATCAATTTTCCGGTGAAATCCCGGGTGAGTTGGGCGATTTGCCGGTGCTAACGTTCTTGAATCTTTCTAATAATTTTCTTTCGGGTGAGATTCCGGCGGAGCTGACAAAACTGAAGCTCAACGAGTTCAATGTGTCTAACAATAGGCTCCGTGGTAGAGTGCCGATTGCTTTTGATACAAAGTTTTTTATGTCAAGTCTTATGGGAAATCCGGATTTATGCAGTCCGGATCTTGGGCCTCTGCCTCCTTGCTCGAGGCCGAAGCCCGTGAGCTTGGTCATGGTGGTGCTTCTCTCAGTTCTCGCATTCACACTCGTGATTTCACTAGTTTGGCTCGTCTACAAGACAAAGAAGTCCATCATCTTTGGCAGCAGAAGTCGGAAGCCATGGAAGATCACTTCGTTCCAGAGGGTTGGGTTCGAGGAGGAGCAAGTTC is a window of Salvia miltiorrhiza cultivar Shanhuang (shh) unplaced genomic scaffold, IMPLAD_Smil_shh original_scaffold_217, whole genome shotgun sequence DNA encoding:
- the LOC131003508 gene encoding LRR receptor-like serine/threonine-protein kinase HSL2, which translates into the protein MNNHELLTKALLLITLCGVANSSNNRDAAILIRVKDAQLHDPLGALVNWVDSAPDSPCTWTGIACHAGNRSVFAVDLSGFNISGNFPTDFCRISSLRYINLTGNSFGGSITPDTIALCSHIVALNLSYNNFVGSLPEFPVQFSNLTVLDFSYNNFSGEIPASFVNLPRLQVLILGSNLLNGSIPEFLSNLTELTHLVLSVNQFVPSSLPFNIGRLAKLEWFESMYTNLIGEIPESIGDLASIKNFDVSNNNLAGKIPSTIGRLKNVEQIELFGNQFSSELPDTFSDLTSLRRFDASENNLTGRIPETLAGLLQLQSLHLNDNFLDGEIPEILAKNPNLIELRLFNNNLSGAIPESLGMNSDLEEIDVSNNNLEGSLPQNLCNRKKLQSLIVFGNRLSGRIPASCGECSSLTYVRIQENQLSGALPDGFWGFSHLQYIDLSDNMLEGSIPSSISAAKSLEQLLISGNKFSGTFPAEICGLQELRKIDSSRNQLSGELPSCITDMVKLQELHIQGNRLTGEIPRGVSSWGELTQLDLSENQFSGEIPGELGDLPVLTFLNLSNNFLSGEIPAELTKLKLNEFNVSNNRLRGRVPIAFDTKFFMSSLMGNPDLCSPDLGPLPPCSRPKPVSLVMVVLLSVLAFTLVISLVWLVYKTKKSIIFGSRSRKPWKITSFQRVGFEEEQVLASLTDENLIGSGGSGQVYRVRLKSGQTVAAKRFWQPKGVAEADGMLRAEVETLGRIRHGNIVKLLFSCVGEDFRVLVYNYVENGSLGDVLYGGDEAGLVLDWPKRFAIAVGAAQGLAYLHHDCVPAIVHRDVKPNNILLDEEFRPKVADFGLAKTLKQGDEAMSRVAGSYGYIAPEYGYTARVTEKSDVYSFGVVLLELMTGKRANDVSLGENNNIVKWVTREAVWCDGESATGSTSITSLDRVLDPRMDASSVDYAEAEKLLNVALSCTAELPTSRPSMRRVVELLKEHSATRSYSKHSASNKYEYC